In the Corvus cornix cornix isolate S_Up_H32 chromosome 18, ASM73873v5, whole genome shotgun sequence genome, one interval contains:
- the RAB37 gene encoding ras-related protein Rab-37 isoform X1 encodes MGARAAGPGGDGYNEALLHKTILVGDSGVGKTSLLVQFDQGKFIPGSFSATVGIGFTVMLLGDSGVGKTCFLLQFKDGAFLSGTFIATVGIDFRNKVVAVDGVKVKLQIWDTAGQERFRSVTHAYYRDAQALLLLYDITSKMSFDNIRAWLTEIHEYAQKDVVIMLLGNKADVSSERAVRTEDGASLAREYGVPFMETSAKTGMNVELAFLAIAKELKQRTVQPLDEPRFQIHDYIESQKKKSSCCAFS; translated from the exons ACAATCCTGGTTGGAGACAGCGGCGTGGGGAAGACGTCTCTGCTGGTCCAGTTTGACCAGGGCAAGTTCATTCCTGGCTCCTTCTCTGCCACCGTGGGCATTGGGTTTACG GTGATGTTACTTGGAGACTCGGGCGTGGGGAAAACCTGCTTCCTGCTCCAGTTCAAAGACGGGGCCTTTCTCTCCGGGACGTTCATAGCCACCGTGGGCATAGATTTCCGG AACAAAGTGGTGGCTGTGGATGGTGTGAAAGTGAAGTTGCAG ATCTGGgacacagcaggacaggaaCGTTTCCGCAGCGTCACTCACGCCTACTACCGGGATGCCCAAG ccctgctcctgctctaCGATATCACCAGCAAGATGTCCTTTGACAACATCCGT GCCTGGCTGACAGAGATCCATGAGTACGCCCAGAAGGACGTGGTCATCATGTTGCTGGGCAATAAG GCTGATGTGAGCAGCGAGAGGGCTGTGAGGACGGAGGATGGAGCATCGCTGGCCAGG GAGTACGGGGTGCCTTTCATGGAGACGAGTGCCAAGACAGGCATGAACGTGGAGCTGGCCTTCCTCGCCATTGCCAA GGAGCTGAAGCAGCGCACGGTGCAGCCGCTGGATGAGCCCCGCTTCCAGATCCATGATTACATCGAgtcacagaagaagaaatccagCTGCTGTGCCTTCTCCTGA
- the RAB37 gene encoding ras-related protein Rab-37 isoform X2 translates to MGGPDGAAGSETPPARSGEPPKGGRDPAALPRDYELSGKVMLLGDSGVGKTCFLLQFKDGAFLSGTFIATVGIDFRNKVVAVDGVKVKLQIWDTAGQERFRSVTHAYYRDAQALLLLYDITSKMSFDNIRAWLTEIHEYAQKDVVIMLLGNKADVSSERAVRTEDGASLAREYGVPFMETSAKTGMNVELAFLAIAKELKQRTVQPLDEPRFQIHDYIESQKKKSSCCAFS, encoded by the exons ATGGGCGGCCCCGATGGGGCGGCGGGGAGCGAGACCCCCCCGGCGAGGAGCGGGGAACCCCCGAAGGGCGGCAGGGACCCCGCGGCGCTGCCCCGGGACTACGAACTGTCCGGCAAG GTGATGTTACTTGGAGACTCGGGCGTGGGGAAAACCTGCTTCCTGCTCCAGTTCAAAGACGGGGCCTTTCTCTCCGGGACGTTCATAGCCACCGTGGGCATAGATTTCCGG AACAAAGTGGTGGCTGTGGATGGTGTGAAAGTGAAGTTGCAG ATCTGGgacacagcaggacaggaaCGTTTCCGCAGCGTCACTCACGCCTACTACCGGGATGCCCAAG ccctgctcctgctctaCGATATCACCAGCAAGATGTCCTTTGACAACATCCGT GCCTGGCTGACAGAGATCCATGAGTACGCCCAGAAGGACGTGGTCATCATGTTGCTGGGCAATAAG GCTGATGTGAGCAGCGAGAGGGCTGTGAGGACGGAGGATGGAGCATCGCTGGCCAGG GAGTACGGGGTGCCTTTCATGGAGACGAGTGCCAAGACAGGCATGAACGTGGAGCTGGCCTTCCTCGCCATTGCCAA GGAGCTGAAGCAGCGCACGGTGCAGCCGCTGGATGAGCCCCGCTTCCAGATCCATGATTACATCGAgtcacagaagaagaaatccagCTGCTGTGCCTTCTCCTGA
- the RAB37 gene encoding ras-related protein Rab-37 isoform X4: MLLGDSGVGKTCFLLQFKDGAFLSGTFIATVGIDFRNKVVAVDGVKVKLQIWDTAGQERFRSVTHAYYRDAQALLLLYDITSKMSFDNIRAWLTEIHEYAQKDVVIMLLGNKADVSSERAVRTEDGASLAREYGVPFMETSAKTGMNVELAFLAIAKELKQRTVQPLDEPRFQIHDYIESQKKKSSCCAFS, encoded by the exons ATGTTACTTGGAGACTCGGGCGTGGGGAAAACCTGCTTCCTGCTCCAGTTCAAAGACGGGGCCTTTCTCTCCGGGACGTTCATAGCCACCGTGGGCATAGATTTCCGG AACAAAGTGGTGGCTGTGGATGGTGTGAAAGTGAAGTTGCAG ATCTGGgacacagcaggacaggaaCGTTTCCGCAGCGTCACTCACGCCTACTACCGGGATGCCCAAG ccctgctcctgctctaCGATATCACCAGCAAGATGTCCTTTGACAACATCCGT GCCTGGCTGACAGAGATCCATGAGTACGCCCAGAAGGACGTGGTCATCATGTTGCTGGGCAATAAG GCTGATGTGAGCAGCGAGAGGGCTGTGAGGACGGAGGATGGAGCATCGCTGGCCAGG GAGTACGGGGTGCCTTTCATGGAGACGAGTGCCAAGACAGGCATGAACGTGGAGCTGGCCTTCCTCGCCATTGCCAA GGAGCTGAAGCAGCGCACGGTGCAGCCGCTGGATGAGCCCCGCTTCCAGATCCATGATTACATCGAgtcacagaagaagaaatccagCTGCTGTGCCTTCTCCTGA
- the RAB37 gene encoding ras-related protein Rab-37 isoform X3 translates to MGARAAGPGGDGYNEALLHKTILVGDSGVGKTSLLVQFDQGKFIPGSFSATVGIGFTNKVVAVDGVKVKLQIWDTAGQERFRSVTHAYYRDAQALLLLYDITSKMSFDNIRAWLTEIHEYAQKDVVIMLLGNKADVSSERAVRTEDGASLAREYGVPFMETSAKTGMNVELAFLAIAKELKQRTVQPLDEPRFQIHDYIESQKKKSSCCAFS, encoded by the exons ACAATCCTGGTTGGAGACAGCGGCGTGGGGAAGACGTCTCTGCTGGTCCAGTTTGACCAGGGCAAGTTCATTCCTGGCTCCTTCTCTGCCACCGTGGGCATTGGGTTTACG AACAAAGTGGTGGCTGTGGATGGTGTGAAAGTGAAGTTGCAG ATCTGGgacacagcaggacaggaaCGTTTCCGCAGCGTCACTCACGCCTACTACCGGGATGCCCAAG ccctgctcctgctctaCGATATCACCAGCAAGATGTCCTTTGACAACATCCGT GCCTGGCTGACAGAGATCCATGAGTACGCCCAGAAGGACGTGGTCATCATGTTGCTGGGCAATAAG GCTGATGTGAGCAGCGAGAGGGCTGTGAGGACGGAGGATGGAGCATCGCTGGCCAGG GAGTACGGGGTGCCTTTCATGGAGACGAGTGCCAAGACAGGCATGAACGTGGAGCTGGCCTTCCTCGCCATTGCCAA GGAGCTGAAGCAGCGCACGGTGCAGCCGCTGGATGAGCCCCGCTTCCAGATCCATGATTACATCGAgtcacagaagaagaaatccagCTGCTGTGCCTTCTCCTGA